The Candidatus Hydrogenedentota bacterium genome has a segment encoding these proteins:
- a CDS encoding L,D-transpeptidase family protein, translating to MKRALAFGLPVLFLVAAAVVFLLNPGWRKEVILKMLGKRTVLEVINRIGPEARSRYRPHFENAGAAYPPRKILLLAFKEERLLEVWAENGGHPVFICEYPIVGASGGPGPKLREGDLQVPEGRYRVSGMNPNSAFYLSLKLDYPNAFDKQQAEADGRTNLGGDIFIHGGSASIGCLAMGDRAIEELFVLSADVGLENIEVLLAPSDLRQGQAFPRNTGPAWANALYGELATALEPFRRGGQEGR from the coding sequence GTGAAACGCGCACTGGCATTCGGCCTTCCGGTACTCTTCCTTGTGGCGGCAGCGGTGGTGTTTCTTCTGAATCCGGGATGGCGCAAGGAGGTAATCTTGAAGATGCTGGGTAAACGGACCGTTCTCGAGGTCATCAACCGTATCGGACCCGAGGCTCGAAGCCGCTATCGTCCCCATTTCGAGAACGCGGGTGCGGCTTACCCTCCCCGGAAGATCCTATTGCTGGCGTTCAAAGAAGAACGCCTGCTCGAGGTCTGGGCCGAAAACGGCGGCCATCCCGTGTTCATATGCGAATACCCGATCGTGGGGGCTAGCGGCGGGCCGGGACCTAAGTTGCGCGAGGGAGACCTCCAAGTCCCCGAAGGCAGGTACCGGGTAAGCGGCATGAATCCGAACAGCGCGTTCTACCTGTCGCTCAAGCTGGATTACCCCAATGCTTTCGACAAGCAGCAAGCGGAAGCCGACGGCCGCACAAATCTCGGGGGCGACATCTTTATCCACGGAGGCAGCGCCTCGATCGGGTGTCTGGCCATGGGCGACCGGGCCATCGAGGAACTCTTTGTATTGTCGGCCGACGTGGGACTTGAGAACATCGAGGTGCTGCTCGCCCCCAGCGATCTCCGGCAAGGACAAGCCTTCCCCCGGAATACCGGTCCGGCTTGGGCCAATGCTCTATACGGCGAACTCGCGACTGCCCTCGAACCCTTCCGCCGCGGCGGTCAGGAGGGGCGTTAG
- a CDS encoding DegT/DnrJ/EryC1/StrS family aminotransferase, with amino-acid sequence MDTEKTKSELALYGGPLAVTLAGHDRWQRIPVEAAKRRIGELLDEGIITIANGGGVIGEFERAFREMIGTKFALCMNSGTATLHSAYVAAGVKPGTEVLLPSYTWHATVTPVLHCSATPVFCDIEPDTLVIDPADVERKVTRRTRAICVVHTWGNVVDMDPIMAIAEAHGLTVIEDASHAHGASYKGRPVGGIGHIGCFSLQGQKAVTGGEAGVAVTNDPELLDRMILLGHFGRITNGEGKRTFDHLGDMGLGTKYRAHPFAIALALETLEMLPELNEGRTRCYAILNNALRDIEGIEVIDPREGTKRGGYLEFKFKVARNIAKRLDMDRLEEAFQAEGAPITRDRYSTTNFTYGLIHRSPLFTSFDRRTLGGCFYDPVSYQGPPVAPPSLPVTEDVCTRLFGCYAFVDVAEEFLLQMAAAVRKVMTSLDQLS; translated from the coding sequence ATGGATACCGAAAAGACTAAGAGCGAGCTTGCGCTTTACGGAGGGCCGCTGGCCGTTACCCTTGCCGGCCATGACCGGTGGCAGAGAATTCCCGTTGAGGCGGCCAAGCGCAGGATAGGCGAACTGCTGGACGAGGGAATCATTACCATCGCCAACGGCGGCGGCGTGATTGGCGAATTCGAACGCGCGTTTCGCGAGATGATCGGCACGAAATTCGCCCTGTGCATGAACAGCGGCACGGCAACGTTGCACAGCGCCTATGTCGCCGCGGGCGTCAAACCCGGCACCGAGGTCCTGCTGCCGAGCTACACATGGCACGCCACCGTCACGCCCGTTTTGCATTGCTCGGCCACGCCCGTTTTCTGCGACATCGAGCCGGATACGCTGGTCATCGACCCCGCCGACGTCGAACGCAAGGTGACCCGCCGGACCCGGGCAATCTGCGTCGTGCATACCTGGGGCAACGTGGTAGACATGGACCCCATCATGGCAATCGCGGAAGCGCACGGGCTTACGGTCATCGAAGACGCGTCGCATGCGCATGGAGCCTCGTACAAGGGACGGCCCGTGGGCGGCATCGGCCATATCGGGTGTTTCAGTCTGCAAGGCCAGAAAGCGGTTACCGGCGGCGAGGCCGGCGTAGCGGTCACAAACGACCCGGAACTGCTTGACCGGATGATCTTGCTCGGGCATTTCGGGCGGATTACCAACGGCGAGGGAAAACGCACCTTCGATCACCTGGGGGACATGGGCTTGGGCACGAAATACCGGGCACATCCGTTCGCGATCGCGTTGGCGCTGGAAACCCTGGAGATGCTGCCTGAGCTGAATGAGGGCAGAACCCGCTGTTACGCCATCCTCAACAACGCATTGCGGGACATCGAAGGCATCGAGGTTATTGACCCTCGGGAAGGCACTAAGCGCGGCGGGTACCTCGAGTTCAAGTTCAAAGTGGCGCGCAACATAGCGAAACGTCTCGACATGGACCGCCTCGAAGAGGCGTTCCAGGCGGAAGGCGCCCCCATCACGCGCGACAGGTATTCGACCACGAACTTCACCTACGGGCTAATCCACCGTTCGCCCCTGTTTACGAGCTTCGATCGGCGGACTCTCGGCGGCTGTTTCTACGACCCTGTGTCGTACCAGGGCCCTCCCGTGGCACCCCCATCGTTGCCGGTTACCGAGGATGTCTGCACCCGGCTGTTCGGATGCTATGCCTTTGTGGATGTGGCCGAGGAGTTTCTGTTGCAGATGGCCGCGGCCGTGCGCAAAGTGATGACCAGTCTGGATCAGTTGAGCTAG
- a CDS encoding family 20 glycosylhydrolase: MYARMGKTAMTLCMALFLATGCATKQGSQPLPEDAWRGLHVYLSNREDLPVMIRALEEQLVPNGLNALVVEVDFNFQYQSHPELASKSGMNKEDVQQLLAVCRRLGIELIPQFQCFGHQGSRPNIFLSTYPDLMAPPKPDYSDPNHYHVSWNPLDPRVNEIIFPLFDELIEAFRPKYFHVGMDEVMLFPDATTPHYNGESPAEVFAKAANDYHDYLVKQKGLTMMMWGDRLIDRSKIRYNWMESSSNGTAPAIDMIPKDIIICDWHYNRMDDYPSVGFFQEKGFRVWPATWKSPSAALALMESAERQAQKDLMIGYMCTTWCNPGDFARAVLGESEDDKPSVAKRVAETFQVVSRQW, from the coding sequence ATGTATGCAAGAATGGGAAAAACGGCAATGACCCTTTGCATGGCGCTGTTCTTAGCGACAGGGTGTGCAACGAAACAAGGGTCGCAACCGTTGCCCGAAGACGCTTGGCGCGGACTGCACGTCTATCTTAGCAACCGCGAAGATTTGCCGGTTATGATTCGCGCCCTCGAGGAACAACTGGTCCCGAACGGGCTCAACGCGCTTGTGGTCGAGGTCGATTTCAACTTCCAGTACCAATCTCATCCGGAATTGGCATCGAAATCGGGGATGAACAAGGAAGACGTCCAGCAGCTTCTTGCGGTATGCCGGCGTCTCGGAATCGAACTGATACCCCAGTTCCAGTGTTTCGGCCATCAAGGGAGCCGGCCGAACATCTTTCTGAGCACCTATCCCGATTTGATGGCGCCGCCGAAACCCGATTACAGCGATCCGAACCACTATCATGTCAGCTGGAATCCACTGGACCCGAGAGTGAATGAAATCATCTTTCCGCTCTTCGACGAGCTGATCGAAGCTTTCCGACCAAAGTATTTCCATGTGGGGATGGACGAGGTCATGCTCTTCCCCGACGCGACCACGCCTCATTACAACGGCGAAAGTCCCGCGGAAGTCTTCGCGAAAGCCGCCAACGACTACCACGACTACCTCGTCAAGCAAAAGGGCCTTACGATGATGATGTGGGGCGACCGTCTTATCGACCGGTCGAAGATCCGGTACAACTGGATGGAAAGCAGCAGCAACGGCACCGCGCCCGCCATCGACATGATTCCAAAAGACATCATCATCTGCGACTGGCATTACAACCGCATGGATGATTATCCGTCCGTCGGCTTCTTTCAGGAGAAGGGCTTTCGCGTGTGGCCCGCCACGTGGAAATCCCCTTCGGCCGCGTTGGCCCTTATGGAAAGCGCCGAACGCCAGGCCCAGAAAGACCTTATGATCGGCTACATGTGCACGACCTGGTGTAATCCCGGAGACTTCGCGCGGGCCGTCCTCGGAGAATCCGAAGACGACAAACCCAGCGTGGCAAAACGCGTCGCAGAGACCTTCCAAGTAGTGTCAAGACAGTGGTAA
- a CDS encoding PHB depolymerase family esterase, which produces MGRSIQMSGFFRTVSTYLPRRRSGRLLLFLMVAVLASFACATLMSCGMTEGLELRRIAFGGDTRSYYLHVPISTDASTGAPLIIALHRFTETGAWMAKMTGLNALADSESFLVAYPNGKSRRFSFRPGADPDDAAFVLAVIEDIAAIHVIDRSRVYLTGASNGGFLVHKLACEHPETFAAAAPVMATFIRESAETCRPGNHMPMMVIHGDADPLVPYSTDSVFAGPGMTLEVLSVPETVAFWAEQNGCLATPVAEALPDIAPGDGTTAVRETYLGEDGLARVVHIKVQQGGHTWPGGWEPWPAFIVGKQNEDFSATRMIWDFFKQHRHEDPLSPEETHVP; this is translated from the coding sequence GTGGGACGAAGCATACAGATGAGCGGCTTTTTCAGAACAGTATCCACATACCTGCCGCGCAGACGCTCCGGCCGCCTGCTGCTCTTTCTCATGGTTGCCGTTCTCGCGTCGTTTGCCTGCGCGACGCTCATGAGCTGCGGCATGACCGAAGGCCTCGAGTTGCGCCGGATAGCGTTTGGCGGCGACACGCGTTCCTACTACCTCCACGTCCCGATCAGCACGGATGCGTCAACCGGGGCGCCGCTCATCATCGCGCTGCACCGCTTCACGGAAACCGGGGCGTGGATGGCAAAGATGACCGGCTTGAACGCGTTGGCGGATAGCGAGAGTTTTCTGGTGGCCTATCCAAACGGCAAGTCCCGCCGCTTCAGCTTTCGTCCGGGGGCCGACCCTGACGACGCCGCGTTTGTTCTCGCGGTCATTGAGGATATCGCTGCGATTCATGTCATCGACCGGTCGCGCGTTTATCTTACCGGCGCGTCGAACGGCGGGTTTCTTGTTCACAAGCTCGCGTGTGAGCATCCGGAGACGTTCGCAGCAGCGGCGCCAGTAATGGCGACCTTTATCCGGGAGAGCGCGGAGACCTGCAGGCCGGGCAACCATATGCCCATGATGGTCATTCACGGCGACGCCGACCCCTTGGTGCCTTACAGCACGGATTCGGTCTTTGCGGGGCCAGGCATGACGCTCGAAGTGCTGTCAGTCCCCGAAACGGTAGCGTTCTGGGCAGAGCAAAACGGTTGTCTTGCGACCCCTGTCGCGGAAGCGTTGCCGGACATCGCGCCCGGCGATGGAACAACCGCCGTACGGGAGACTTATCTTGGTGAGGACGGTCTGGCACGAGTCGTTCACATCAAGGTCCAGCAGGGGGGGCATACCTGGCCCGGAGGATGGGAACCTTGGCCGGCTTTCATCGTCGGCAAGCAGAACGAAGATTTCAGCGCAACGAGGATGATTTGGGATTTCTTCAAGCAGCACAGACACGAAGACCCACTTTCGCCGGAAGAGACACATGTACCGTAG